In Asticcacaulis sp. SL142, the sequence CGTGCCGCGGGCATTGATCAGGGCCTGCAGCGTCACGGCGGCATTGGTGGTGTCTAAGGTCTCACTCAACCGGCCGACCACCTTGGGGCGGCCGGGGCCGGAGCTTATCACCACATAGGATCGCGGCGCGGGCGCCAGCCGGGATGAGGCCGTCAGCACCTCCAGGCTCTTGTCGCTGCGGGTGGCGGCGTCACGGATCAGGTCGGGCTCATCCTGACCGGTGTGAGCCATGACTTTGCCATCAGGGCCGACTATGGCCACGGACAGCAGCGTCCCGCGTGACAGTTTAAGGCCCGCCTCAACCGCGCTTAACGGCTCGGATGGGGCCGTGCTGATCTGTGTCAGCGTCGCTTCCATGGCCGTGCGGGCGGTATCGAGCCGACCCTCGGAGCGGCTGGCGCTCAGGCGGGCATTGAGCAGCAGTTTCTCACCGTCGGCGTCTTTTTCGGTGGAGAGTGAATTGGTGACCTGAAGTGTCGAGGCGGCCATGGTCAGCATGGCCCCCAAAATCAGCGCCAGCGTTGACACCCGCATCCATAGCGGCAGGCGCGGCGAGACCGGCGCAAAGGCTGCCTGGGCGGGTTTAACATCGGGGGGGGATTGGGCATGGAAAGCCGCGCTGCGCGTGTCCGGCGGCGATTTCGGCTTTTTGACTGACGACACCCGTTTTGTCCTCTGGTCAGAAGACAGGGCGTTGTGGCGCGACATAGACACGGCGTCCTGATGTGATTCGAGGTTAACAAACAAGGTAAACGGTTCGTTAATCCTATGTCGAGAGTCTTAAGTTTAGGTTGATGGATGTAACCACAGGCTTGGGGGCCTGTGGATGGATGGTGCTTGCGTTGCAAACGCTCATTACGTAATGCTACGTATTTTCAGATATATTAAATCGTTCAGGCGGCCTCGACAACGAAATCAAAACCTTTGTCATCTGTTCGCCCGCGACCTCTACGACCGGGAGGGTCAAACATGAGAGGTGGTAAATCATTTAAAGTGGTCTCTATAAAATTCAGCGATGTATTTGCCCGCATAGATAAGGGCTTGTTTTGGATTGATATTTGTGAATCTGTCCCAAGCGCATGCGTAATGGAATTCAGTTTTTCAAACCAGTTAGTATTTGCGTCCTTGATGGCTTGGCTACGCACCATAAAAGCGCTCATAATTTGCGCAGCAATCTCTTCCTGTTCATCCAAATCTGGAACGGGAATCCGGCTTTTCAACACGTCAGCATCAAGAATGGCTGGATAGCTTGAACCTGTGCTCCATTTACGAAACTGCTCCAGTGTACTGGCAAGTCTAATGGCATAGTGCAGATAATAGGGGTTAACGCCTGGCTTTGCCCGCAAAACCGTAAAGGCGGTCGATGCAATCTGATTATGCAACTCAATGGGTACAACGCTGATGGCACCACGAGTAGGACGGCAAGTGGATATCAGTACATCAAAGGCGCGAATTACCTTACGTGCGCGAGACGGCGCCTCTTCCCCGGATAGGTCTTGGGGGGTAACAATTTCCCCAGTACTAATATCAATACTGGCAATATCAACATACTTGAAAGTGTCTTCAGGATGGGCCGTCGGATCACGCTTCTCATTGGCGACAAAGGCTACGTCGTCAACTTTTTTTATGAGTTTTTTATCAAACCGTTTTATTTCAACAGGGGGGAGATGAAAGTCAATGTCCCAACGTCCGGCAGATTTAAAGTGGTTTTGCGTTCGTATCAAAGTTTTCAATTCCACCTCACGTCTTTTTTAAAGGCTTCAATCGCTAAGGGAATCTCTGTTCCAGCCTTGGCTTTTCCGGTTGCCTCGTAACCAAGATTCTCAACTTCACACAGGAAAGTTGGCGCTTCAGGTGTTAGAGTATCACCTGGCTTGAATTTCTGCAGAACGCAAAGGCACGTTTTTATCATAGCGCCATATGGCGTGAAGGCTTCCTCTGGAAAAAAGAAGATAGCCTTCACATGCGCAACCTGTTGCAGCCATTCGCGCACAAAGGCAGCATTTTTACCTTTCATCAGGTGCTCGGGAAGCACAATCGCAAGCCTGCCGCCGGGCTTTAAAAATTGCAGGCTGCGCTCTAAACCAATCACTTCCAGAGGGAGGGATTTCTTCTTGTGGCCGAGATGAAAACGGCCGATCATCCCCATGACCTCCTGTCTCATGATGCTCCCAAAAGGTGGATTGGTTAGGATAATGTCAAAAACAGCAGGATTCAGATCATCAGCACCATCTTCTTTATGCTGATGGTTTAACGAGATGATATCTGGGTAATTTTCAAAACTAAGCAGTGCGTCCTGATTACGAATGTTTGTATGCCCATCATCATGTAGCATCATATCAGTCATCGCAATGCGGACCATGCGGTCGGACTTTTCGATCCCATGAAGATGAAAAAATTTGAATTCGTGTAGAGCATGCGCCGGAAGCGTATCGCCTTGTTCCCTAACGACATGCTGAAGAGCCTTTGTTAGAAAATGGCCTGAGCCGCAAAATGGATCCAAAATAAGGTCATCAGCCTTTGGGTTGATAATTTCGACCGCTAATTCAACAATAGGGTCTGGGGTAAAATACTGACCCATACCCGCCCGTATGGCACTGCCTAATATTTTCTGAAATGCGCGACCTTTTATATCCTCTGAGCTATCGATCAGTGAGAATTCCTGTAGTTTCTCGACGACACGGTACAATGCAACATCGCTTAGTCGAATGGGTTGCTTAAACACCCCGCGCGACCGCTCATATCCGGGGATACGTTTTGAGTATATTTCCACGTCAGTGTTTTTGGCATCTTCATACAAGGTGCGGATGTTAGATGCCACTTCAGATGCGTTGCTGGCTCCAAACGTTTGAAACTTAAACGGTGTCCCAACCGCTTGCTTGGTAATCTGCCGCTCATCAAATATTTTCGCGTATAAAACTTTGCAAATTTCATCCAGTGCTTCATCGGCATGGAGGCCATCCACGTCGCGAATTGTGCTGTGGCAATCATAAAGCATCCGTTCATAGTCTGCAGAAATTGAACGCAATCCCGTTGATCGCTTTTTCTCAATATCCGGTGTCTCCCTGACCAACTGAACTCTTGAAGCCACATCCGCCCCGTAGGAAGGTAAATCGGGGATGTATTCGAAATCGTTGGGATCGATTTTCTTTCGAATAGCCTTCGTTCGTCTGCCATCAGTCACCAGGCCAATGGTTGCCGTATGAGTGGAGGCGAGATAGGTTTCAAGCTGCCGTTCAGCCTCGGCAAACTCGCCTTCGCTCACGCCCAATTTCTTCACTTCTATGTAAAGAAACGTCCGTCGATTTATATTTCTTATAGAAATATCGGCTTCTTTTTCAGTTGCGCCCATTTTGACAGGCTCTTCAATTATCAGCCGTTCACCCAGCCAAGCCTTGGGATATTTATAGGCTTCAATAAGCCGTTTCAAAGCCCATTGCCGAACAAATTCCTCTATCTGCTGAGCGGCCGTCTCATAAGAACCTGTGTTGTCAAAGATAAGCTGTGCTCTGCGCTTAGCGTCAATTACATCACCATGCGTAGAGAATAACCATTGCTCGGGAGGGATAATGAAAAAATCGCCTATAAGAGCCATTTGATGGTCCTGAGTATGCAAAATCGATAAATCGGTGAATCATATTGACCTGTATTAAGCAAGCCACATTACCCAATTTTCACGCCAGACCACCCTCAAATCTATATCCCCTTTTTAGGCGACAGGGAGGCTGTTGAAGTCTCGGACGCAAGAGGCAAACGCCTAAAACAAGATTGCCTGTCGTAGCAAATCAACCCGCGCGTTCTGACCAAAGCATGGCTGAAGGCGGTTAGATCGCGGGGCGCGGTTAGGTCACGTCATCGCCTACGGTAATCGTCTGGCGACGCTCCGGGCCCTTATATTGCGGGTCTTTGCGGCGTCTGCGGTCCGGACCGAAATAGCTTGAGGTCTTGATGAACGGGCGCGGGTTATTGACGATGGCCGCGATCTTACGGTGCAGTTCGGTGGCGGTCACAGGCTTGGCGCAAAACTCATTGACGCCGGCATCGCGGGCATTGGTGACGCGGGAGCGTTCCGAATGGGCGGTCAGCATGATGATCGGCACATAGCGGTTGGGGCTGTCGGACGAATTGCGCACCATTTGCACAAACTCAACGCCGTCGAGCACGTCCATCTGGTAGTCAACCACACAGATATCAATGGCGTCGTGTTTTAACCGGAAAAAGGCATCGGTGGCGTCTTTGGCCTCAAACACATGCACGGCACCAAAACCACGCAGGATGGTTTTGACAATGCCGATCATGTGACTGTTGTCATCGACAATCAGGAATCTTACGCGCTCAAGGCCCAAGACACGTCCCTCTGGTTACGCCTAAACTTTCTATTTGTGACCCTAAGACATAACATATTATGTTTAAGGCTGAGTTTAGGTGCATTAAATTACGATAGTCATTTTGTCGCAGATGTCTGATCCCGCAGCTATTTTTGGTTCAGCGCCTTGGCGGTCAGTTCGGCGACATTTTTTGACAGTTTGGGGGCTGTCATGATGGTCTCAAGCGCTGTCTTCATTGCCTCACGCCAAGGCGAGGCATAGCGTTTATAGCCGCTTAAGGATTCCACCAGCCGGGCCGCTGTCATCGGGTTGAATTCGTCGACCGTCAGGATCTGATCGACCACAAAGCCGTAGCCATAGCTGTCGGGCGCAAACACGCCGTGGAACACCGCCGGATTGTTAGAGGCCAGATTTTGCACCAGCGCCCGCCAGCGGTTAGGCACCTTTGGATCAAAATCCGGATGGCGGCTTAGGCGGTCTATGCGTGACAGGGTTTCCGGGTGCGGGCAGGCGGCCTGAAGCGCAAACCATTTGTCGATCACCAGCGGTTCGTCCTTGAAGCGGGCATAAAAGCCATCGAGGGCAGTCTCATAAGGCTCACCGTGGACGGACATCAATGCCGTCAGGGCGGCGACCATATCGGTCATATTGTCCGCGCGGGCATAGTGGGCGCTGGCGAGTTGTGACAGTTCCGATTGGCGGGCCACATCGGCGGTGGCATATCCGGCCATCATCAGATCAAGCAGGGCGTTGCGCAGGGCCCGTCCGCCCGCACTGGCCGCATCGGGCGAAAAGGTTTCGGGTGGTTGGATGGCGTCATACAATTCCCGCAAAGTCGGATAGAGCGTGGCCGACAGCTCAGCCTTGACGGCTTTGCGGCGGGTGTGGATGGCGGCAGGACCGACCGGCGTCATGTCTTGGGTCAGACCTTGCTCGGTGGGTAAGGTCATGATCAGGGCCTTGAACGCGGGTTCCAGCGTGTCGTCGAGCAGGGTGGCTTTCAACGCGTCGGCGTAAGGTGCCACGTCGCCGTCGGTCAGGATCAAATCGCGCGCGAGTTTCTGCGCCGCTTCCCAACGGTTGAACGGGTCCATATCGCCGCGGAAGCGGGCATAGGCATGGGATTGCGGCTCTTCGATCTCAAGGATCACCGGCGCCGAAAAATGGCGAAGGGCTGACAAAACCGGGGCGTCGGCCACATCGGTCAGGGTAATCGCGGTGCTTGCCTCGTTCAAAACATAGGTGATTTCGGTCTGGCTATGCCCCTCAAACCCGCAGCTTTGCGGGGTGCCGTCTTCGCTTAAAATCCCTAAACGCACCGGGATCGGCACCGCCGCCTTGGTCGGTTGCGACGGGGTTGGGGCCGTCGATTGGCTAAGGTT encodes:
- a CDS encoding restriction endonuclease subunit S; translated protein: MELKTLIRTQNHFKSAGRWDIDFHLPPVEIKRFDKKLIKKVDDVAFVANEKRDPTAHPEDTFKYVDIASIDISTGEIVTPQDLSGEEAPSRARKVIRAFDVLISTCRPTRGAISVVPIELHNQIASTAFTVLRAKPGVNPYYLHYAIRLASTLEQFRKWSTGSSYPAILDADVLKSRIPVPDLDEQEEIAAQIMSAFMVRSQAIKDANTNWFEKLNSITHALGTDSQISIQNKPLSMRANTSLNFIETTLNDLPPLMFDPPGRRGRGRTDDKGFDFVVEAA
- a CDS encoding restriction endonuclease subunit M is translated as MALIGDFFIIPPEQWLFSTHGDVIDAKRRAQLIFDNTGSYETAAQQIEEFVRQWALKRLIEAYKYPKAWLGERLIIEEPVKMGATEKEADISIRNINRRTFLYIEVKKLGVSEGEFAEAERQLETYLASTHTATIGLVTDGRRTKAIRKKIDPNDFEYIPDLPSYGADVASRVQLVRETPDIEKKRSTGLRSISADYERMLYDCHSTIRDVDGLHADEALDEICKVLYAKIFDERQITKQAVGTPFKFQTFGASNASEVASNIRTLYEDAKNTDVEIYSKRIPGYERSRGVFKQPIRLSDVALYRVVEKLQEFSLIDSSEDIKGRAFQKILGSAIRAGMGQYFTPDPIVELAVEIINPKADDLILDPFCGSGHFLTKALQHVVREQGDTLPAHALHEFKFFHLHGIEKSDRMVRIAMTDMMLHDDGHTNIRNQDALLSFENYPDIISLNHQHKEDGADDLNPAVFDIILTNPPFGSIMRQEVMGMIGRFHLGHKKKSLPLEVIGLERSLQFLKPGGRLAIVLPEHLMKGKNAAFVREWLQQVAHVKAIFFFPEEAFTPYGAMIKTCLCVLQKFKPGDTLTPEAPTFLCEVENLGYEATGKAKAGTEIPLAIEAFKKDVRWN
- a CDS encoding response regulator encodes the protein MGLERVRFLIVDDNSHMIGIVKTILRGFGAVHVFEAKDATDAFFRLKHDAIDICVVDYQMDVLDGVEFVQMVRNSSDSPNRYVPIIMLTAHSERSRVTNARDAGVNEFCAKPVTATELHRKIAAIVNNPRPFIKTSSYFGPDRRRRKDPQYKGPERRQTITVGDDVT